The following proteins come from a genomic window of Methanocella conradii HZ254:
- a CDS encoding flippase, producing MNFGLTMSKSLDSSLRQIAKGTTIIFSGVIASMALNFILRVALVRYTTQGDYGVYSLALTIISMLCIVSTLGLDEGASRYIAYFLGKSDSSGVKRVIFSALALALAASLICAAALFIFSDAIALFFHSRELSNALKIISLAIPSTVLIQILVSITRGFNVSIMKVLFNDVMKPLSFLALLLIVILLGMSFDAIITAYVASTSLTMLAFAAFTLKWYSGHYSAAPDAGGQVTMGLIRFSIPLLSVNMLLMMMSQATTLLLGFFKTPIEVGKFDIAIMMGNLLLTVINSMGYIYMPTASSLYGKNQVEDLKRSYIISTKWGYIGTLPMLFAFLVFPGVVVDLLFGPRYSDVAVLLQVLCLGYLINPLTGPNYHTLISMGKTRIIIESFLANALINLVLSILLIPPMGVIGAAIAVSISVMVANALLTVRLYQLLGVHPFTRNYVASILSSLLLLSLFFFGARWLAIVPAPATAIVCFIAYMAAYAALFIGLRAIDKEDAMILSAVKLRLQSIPVIGQVL from the coding sequence GTGAATTTTGGTCTTACCATGTCGAAGAGCCTTGATAGTTCACTACGGCAGATAGCAAAGGGCACGACTATAATTTTTTCAGGGGTCATCGCCTCGATGGCGCTGAACTTCATATTGAGGGTCGCGCTGGTCCGCTACACCACCCAGGGAGACTATGGCGTGTACTCGCTCGCGCTGACCATAATAAGCATGCTCTGTATAGTATCCACGCTTGGCCTTGACGAGGGGGCGTCACGCTATATCGCATACTTCCTGGGCAAGTCTGATAGCTCAGGGGTCAAGCGAGTCATTTTTAGCGCGCTGGCGCTTGCCCTGGCCGCGAGCCTGATATGTGCGGCAGCGCTTTTCATATTCTCCGATGCCATCGCATTATTCTTCCACTCGCGGGAGCTCTCCAATGCCTTAAAGATAATTTCCCTCGCCATACCATCCACAGTCCTTATACAGATCCTGGTCTCTATCACTCGCGGCTTCAACGTCTCCATCATGAAGGTTTTATTCAACGATGTCATGAAGCCGCTATCATTCCTGGCCCTACTCTTAATAGTCATACTGCTAGGCATGAGCTTCGACGCCATCATAACAGCGTACGTGGCATCGACGTCCCTGACGATGCTGGCATTCGCCGCCTTCACGCTTAAATGGTATTCCGGGCACTATAGCGCCGCGCCGGACGCAGGAGGCCAGGTAACTATGGGCCTCATCCGCTTCTCCATCCCCCTGCTCTCCGTTAACATGCTATTGATGATGATGTCCCAGGCGACCACGCTATTGCTCGGCTTTTTCAAGACGCCGATAGAAGTGGGGAAGTTCGATATCGCGATAATGATGGGTAACTTGCTTTTGACGGTCATCAACTCCATGGGCTATATCTATATGCCCACCGCTTCGAGCCTATACGGCAAGAACCAGGTGGAAGACCTGAAGCGGAGCTATATAATATCGACCAAATGGGGGTATATTGGCACCCTGCCCATGCTGTTCGCATTCCTGGTATTTCCAGGCGTAGTCGTCGACCTGCTATTCGGACCACGCTATAGCGATGTCGCGGTCCTCCTGCAGGTACTATGCCTCGGATACCTTATAAACCCGCTAACCGGCCCCAACTATCATACGCTTATCTCGATGGGCAAGACCCGTATCATCATCGAATCGTTCCTGGCAAATGCGCTCATCAATCTCGTGCTGAGCATACTGCTAATACCGCCGATGGGCGTTATCGGAGCGGCGATAGCCGTATCCATATCGGTCATGGTGGCTAACGCCCTTCTAACTGTCCGGCTCTATCAGCTATTAGGGGTCCATCCATTTACGAGGAACTACGTGGCGTCTATCCTATCATCGCTCCTGCTGCTATCGCTGTTCTTCTTCGGGGCGAGGTGGCTCGCCATCGTGCCCGCGCCCGCCACTGCCATAGTCTGCTTTATCGCGTACATGGCAGCATACGCCGCGCTGTTCATAGGGCTCAGGGCGATCGATAAGGAAGACGCCATGATCCTATCGGCCGTTAAGCTAAGGCTACAAAGCATACCCGTGATTGGGCAGGTATTATAA
- a CDS encoding family 16 glycosylhydrolase, with amino-acid sequence MAICLTLGAVTIAAPIRAASGAFDGASIVDGWTENDVLVPSASSTYVLYDNFDRMRSDLWKVVSRANGPQGTNLLSGNVWVSGGKLTVKSDVGKHTGGEYQSKGTYGYGMYSARIKANLVPGSLAAFFTYASVRGGYNEIDIQFENKNGKYYVYFENAVNGDQSLYRYQLPFDPGAAYHTYAFNWCKGRIEFYVDDMSKPVYTSTSNVPDKPCYVLFNNWVSKYSSGSSGVSYLYVDWVSVASASPSPPPTPKPTVTPTPTPTPKPTVTPTPTPTPITNEPTPSTKYVLYDNFNKDSSNNWTKRSNVWSSSYVYTIFKPSNVWYENGKLVLRSYVDNHTGAEYKSNGIYSYGKYRASIKLSQTPGTYEAFFSYQWPTSTKVHNEIDIEFIKGTDGTTTAMLSTWVNYQYDRKTIKLSFDPSAGYHTYGYNWYPDRVEFYIDDMSKPVWTSYGHIPNEAMYVYFQNWVVKDVPSSHGDGVNTEYVDWVTVEPL; translated from the coding sequence ATGGCGATATGCCTTACATTGGGGGCAGTAACGATCGCGGCGCCAATAAGGGCGGCTTCAGGCGCTTTCGACGGCGCCAGCATCGTGGATGGCTGGACCGAGAACGACGTGCTCGTGCCATCGGCATCTTCGACATACGTGCTCTACGATAATTTTGACAGAATGCGGAGCGACCTGTGGAAGGTCGTCTCGCGGGCTAATGGACCGCAGGGCACTAATTTACTTTCAGGGAATGTCTGGGTATCAGGTGGAAAGCTGACGGTCAAGTCCGACGTGGGGAAGCACACAGGTGGTGAGTACCAGTCGAAGGGCACTTATGGGTATGGCATGTATTCCGCAAGGATAAAGGCGAACCTCGTGCCCGGCTCGCTCGCCGCGTTCTTCACCTACGCCTCGGTTAGGGGCGGCTATAACGAGATCGATATCCAGTTCGAGAATAAGAATGGCAAGTACTACGTGTATTTTGAGAACGCGGTTAATGGAGACCAGAGCCTGTATAGGTATCAGCTCCCCTTCGACCCGGGGGCGGCTTACCATACGTATGCCTTTAACTGGTGTAAGGGCCGCATTGAGTTCTACGTGGATGACATGAGTAAGCCCGTCTACACTTCGACCAGCAATGTGCCCGATAAGCCGTGCTACGTGTTGTTTAATAACTGGGTGAGTAAATATTCTTCGGGCTCCTCTGGCGTTAGCTATCTTTATGTGGATTGGGTGTCGGTGGCCTCGGCTTCGCCTTCTCCCCCCCCAACGCCCAAGCCAACGGTGACGCCAACACCAACACCAACGCCCAAGCCAACGGTGACGCCAACACCAACACCAACGCCCATAACAAATGAGCCAACGCCATCGACAAAATACGTGCTATATGACAACTTCAACAAAGACAGCAGCAACAACTGGACAAAGCGCTCCAACGTATGGAGCTCCAGCTACGTCTACACGATCTTCAAGCCATCCAACGTATGGTACGAGAATGGCAAGCTCGTACTACGCTCATACGTAGACAACCACACGGGCGCCGAGTACAAGTCTAACGGAATATACTCATACGGCAAATACAGGGCAAGCATCAAGCTATCCCAGACGCCCGGCACATACGAGGCATTCTTCAGCTACCAGTGGCCCACCAGCACCAAGGTCCACAACGAGATAGACATAGAGTTCATAAAAGGGACCGATGGAACTACCACGGCCATGCTGAGCACATGGGTGAACTACCAGTATGACCGCAAGACCATCAAGCTATCTTTCGATCCAAGCGCAGGATACCACACGTATGGCTACAACTGGTACCCGGACCGGGTGGAGTTCTATATCGATGACATGTCGAAACCCGTGTGGACCTCATATGGCCATATACCAAACGAGGCTATGTACGTCTACTTCCAGAACTGGGTGGTCAAGGATGTGCCCTCCAGCCATGGGGATGGCGTTAACACCGAATACGTCGACTGGGTCACGGTAGAGCCGCTCTAA
- a CDS encoding DUF2206 domain-containing protein encodes MQVSDPLRLIDWDIKKFLGVVLATQVAALILIRMDSVGFQVPALRQLVCFIYLTFIPGAVILRAMNVRKLGPVESTLFTIGMSLAALMFTGALLNLVGPHLGLATPITILPIMAMLTALVLVFSVACCLRDGKGEDKPLLDIGEALSPPALFLYIVPFLAVAGAYLMNLFNENALLAVMILILAAIVLLVGFDRFIPGRLYPLAIFVVALSLVLHNALISTYINGWDIQYERYYASLILNNGFWDTSLFRVLNAMLSIVMLAPIYSIVMNMDIAWVFKLAYPALFALVPLGLYEAFRRQANEKVAFMAAFFFTSLVVFYTEMIQLARQEIAELFLVLVILLLINQSMDKVKWSLLFIIFSFSVVVSHYGLTYIFIASLIIVWVMLRLGKAIRLKGLSDAGLNRRLSLALIIPLVTFCLAWYVFTASGNAFNTILVLLATMISNVKQGFLNPEMVQGMALIIEGGSVSALHKAYLYLMMFTQAFIVIGIAAIALKNDLARIGKEYFAFSLVMVALLVAGISIPYVSSALNTTRLYQITLIFLAIFFVLGWLGVSWLIGRVVRRNNPAMPIAFRALSIFLAIFLVFNTGLVFEVFRDVPISYSLNKTVDSAVFNSAEVAGASWIMRERSPIVVDSKANNYYLPPIYGDWNRLQLLRGLNASQAAEIPISGKLFEVSYVFMGTYNVLNDKVLLVKDNGAICRDYYVRADDVSKDRGLIYSNGGSEVYNRRF; translated from the coding sequence ATGCAAGTGAGTGATCCATTAAGGCTAATCGATTGGGACATTAAGAAATTCCTGGGGGTAGTGCTGGCCACGCAGGTGGCGGCGCTCATCCTTATACGGATGGATTCGGTCGGCTTTCAGGTGCCAGCCCTCCGGCAACTCGTATGTTTCATATACCTGACGTTCATTCCCGGAGCCGTTATCCTGCGGGCCATGAACGTCCGCAAGCTTGGGCCAGTTGAGTCGACGCTATTCACGATAGGCATGAGCCTCGCCGCCCTCATGTTCACGGGCGCGCTGCTTAACCTCGTCGGGCCCCACCTCGGCCTCGCCACGCCAATAACCATATTGCCCATAATGGCCATGCTTACGGCGCTCGTACTAGTATTCAGCGTGGCCTGCTGCCTCAGGGATGGAAAGGGCGAGGATAAGCCTCTTCTAGACATTGGGGAGGCCCTCTCGCCGCCCGCCCTATTCCTGTATATTGTGCCATTCCTGGCGGTAGCCGGCGCGTACCTGATGAACCTGTTCAACGAAAACGCGCTTCTGGCAGTTATGATCCTGATCCTGGCGGCCATCGTGCTTTTAGTGGGATTCGACAGGTTCATACCCGGGAGGCTCTATCCGCTCGCAATATTCGTCGTGGCGCTATCGCTGGTGCTCCACAACGCCCTCATTTCCACGTATATCAACGGCTGGGACATACAATACGAAAGGTACTATGCCTCACTCATCCTGAATAACGGCTTCTGGGACACGTCGCTATTCAGGGTACTCAACGCCATGCTGAGCATAGTCATGCTGGCGCCCATATACTCCATAGTCATGAACATGGACATAGCGTGGGTATTCAAGCTGGCCTATCCAGCGCTCTTCGCGCTCGTGCCTTTAGGCCTTTACGAGGCGTTCAGGAGGCAGGCTAATGAGAAGGTCGCCTTCATGGCGGCGTTCTTCTTCACGTCTCTCGTGGTATTCTATACCGAGATGATACAGCTAGCGAGGCAGGAGATAGCGGAGCTATTCCTGGTGCTCGTGATCCTTTTGCTAATCAACCAGAGCATGGATAAGGTGAAGTGGTCCCTCCTCTTCATCATATTCTCGTTCTCGGTGGTAGTATCCCACTATGGCCTGACGTACATTTTCATCGCCTCGCTTATCATCGTGTGGGTAATGCTTAGGCTTGGCAAGGCGATACGCCTTAAGGGCTTGAGCGATGCCGGCCTAAACAGGAGGCTCTCGCTGGCATTGATAATACCGCTCGTCACGTTCTGCCTGGCATGGTACGTCTTCACAGCCAGCGGGAACGCCTTCAATACTATACTGGTGCTTCTCGCAACCATGATAAGTAACGTAAAGCAGGGCTTCCTAAACCCAGAGATGGTTCAAGGGATGGCTCTCATAATTGAAGGGGGCTCGGTATCGGCCCTGCATAAGGCGTACCTCTACTTAATGATGTTCACCCAGGCGTTTATTGTGATAGGCATCGCCGCAATAGCGCTAAAGAATGACCTGGCGAGGATAGGCAAGGAATACTTTGCCTTCTCGCTGGTAATGGTCGCCTTACTGGTCGCGGGGATATCCATACCGTACGTGTCCAGCGCGTTGAATACGACCAGGCTATACCAGATTACGCTCATCTTCCTGGCCATCTTCTTCGTGCTCGGATGGCTTGGGGTGAGCTGGCTAATCGGGAGGGTCGTGCGCAGGAATAACCCTGCCATGCCCATAGCGTTCAGGGCATTGTCAATCTTCCTGGCGATATTCCTTGTCTTCAACACCGGGCTTGTGTTCGAGGTCTTCAGGGACGTGCCAATCTCCTATTCTCTCAACAAGACCGTGGATAGCGCCGTCTTTAATAGCGCCGAGGTGGCGGGCGCTAGCTGGATCATGAGAGAGCGTAGCCCCATAGTCGTCGATAGCAAGGCCAATAACTATTACCTGCCACCTATATACGGCGACTGGAATCGGCTGCAGCTTTTAAGGGGGCTGAACGCCAGCCAGGCCGCGGAGATACCTATCAGTGGCAAGCTTTTCGAGGTTTCGTACGTGTTCATGGGCACCTATAATGTGCTTAACGATAAGGTGCTCCTGGTCAAGGATAATGGCGCCATATGCAGGGATTATTACGTGAGGGCGGACGATGTATCGAAGGATAGGGGCTTGATATACTCGAACGGCGGCTCCGAGGTCTATAACCGAAGGTTCTAG
- a CDS encoding glycosyltransferase family 2 protein, whose translation MATTILDSTGRHSENLKSPYNAAELTAGQESKAGLMVAIPAYNEEVAIGSVIARCRKYADSVVVIDDGSNDHTAEVARLVGADVISHGVNKGYGAAIKSCFDAAKSWRASALVIIDGDGQHNPDDIPLLVAELKKAGADVVIGSRFVNGNGKNQRIPAYRKVGMKVLDLATALGSGLKTSDSQSGFRAYSAKAIREIDLEDEGMGIGSEILFKAAEKRLKVSEVPIKARYDLRGTSTENPVIHGFACLGSILKMGSQRRPMMFFGVPGIALLVSCVYITFTSLADATMASSVSIAVMLCMIAGTLGVFTALVLMSIQSTVPSKS comes from the coding sequence ATGGCCACAACAATTCTTGACTCCACCGGCAGACATTCCGAAAACCTAAAATCGCCATATAATGCCGCCGAACTTACAGCAGGCCAGGAAAGCAAGGCTGGCCTGATGGTAGCGATACCGGCGTATAACGAGGAGGTCGCCATAGGGAGCGTCATAGCCAGGTGCAGGAAGTATGCAGACTCCGTGGTCGTCATCGACGATGGCTCCAATGACCATACGGCCGAGGTCGCCAGGCTCGTAGGCGCGGACGTCATATCGCATGGCGTGAACAAAGGATATGGGGCCGCCATCAAGTCATGCTTTGATGCCGCGAAGTCGTGGAGAGCTAGCGCTCTCGTGATCATAGACGGCGATGGCCAGCACAACCCTGATGATATACCGTTACTTGTGGCAGAATTGAAGAAAGCCGGGGCGGACGTAGTCATTGGCTCCAGGTTCGTCAACGGAAATGGTAAAAATCAACGTATTCCAGCTTATCGCAAGGTAGGCATGAAGGTGCTAGACCTGGCCACTGCCCTGGGCTCAGGCCTTAAAACATCGGACTCACAAAGCGGGTTTAGGGCATACTCGGCGAAAGCCATACGCGAGATAGACCTTGAGGATGAGGGCATGGGCATAGGCTCCGAAATATTGTTCAAGGCCGCTGAAAAGCGCTTGAAAGTCTCTGAAGTTCCCATAAAGGCCCGATACGACCTGAGGGGTACTTCTACCGAAAATCCAGTAATCCACGGTTTCGCATGCCTGGGGTCAATTCTCAAGATGGGGTCGCAGAGGAGGCCAATGATGTTCTTCGGGGTGCCGGGCATCGCCCTGCTCGTGTCGTGCGTCTACATCACTTTCACGAGCCTGGCGGACGCGACCATGGCCTCCAGCGTATCGATCGCCGTCATGCTATGCATGATAGCCGGAACGCTGGGCGTATTCACCGCGCTCGTCCTCATGTCCATTCAGAGCACGGTTCCCAGTAAATCATGA
- the glmS gene encoding glutamine--fructose-6-phosphate transaminase (isomerizing), whose translation MCGIVGYIGNGNTINILLDSLECLEYRGYDSAGIALVSNDSLRVIKSHGRILNLKDKVPITLNATAGIGHTRWATHGKPSDYNAHPHKDCTGNFAVVHNGIIENYQSLKDGLIAQGHKFSSETDTEVIAHLLEKNYAGSVVQALLDTVRELEGSYAIAIVSNHAPGKVFAAKKDSPIVIGLGDGQYFLASDVTAFLKYTKKAIFMEDGDIVIMSGEGIEVIDFNGRPVRREARIIDWELEEAEKSGYENYMLKEIHEQPKSLRDAIAGRLNELTGEVVMPELTLTKADIDDIKRIVIVACGTSYHAGLIGKYAIESMTDIPVSVEIGSEFRYSANRLGHETLVIALSQSGETADTIAAVKGSIKKGARVLAITNVVGSTVSREANYSIYMRCGPEIGVAATKTFTSQIVIMYMVALYLGTMKGMLGAEQNIRMVAELKALPNKVQRLLENERYIMGLASLFRNAGQFFFVGRNLNYPIALEGALKLKEISYIISEGYAAGELKHGPLALITTNIPVIAIATQCATYHKMVSNIKEIKARDASVIAIASESDGLIDQLVDFVVRIPDSNEYIAPILSTIVLQLFAYYIAVFRGCPVDKPRNLAKSVTVE comes from the coding sequence ATGTGCGGAATAGTCGGCTATATTGGAAATGGCAATACCATTAATATATTATTAGACTCTCTTGAGTGCCTGGAATATAGGGGCTATGATTCTGCTGGCATCGCTCTTGTCTCAAATGATTCGCTAAGGGTCATAAAATCCCATGGCAGGATTCTTAATCTCAAGGATAAGGTGCCGATCACGTTGAATGCCACTGCTGGCATCGGCCATACCAGGTGGGCTACGCATGGTAAGCCATCCGACTATAACGCTCACCCTCATAAGGATTGCACGGGGAATTTCGCCGTGGTGCATAACGGCATCATTGAGAACTACCAGAGCCTTAAGGATGGCCTGATCGCTCAGGGACACAAGTTCTCCTCCGAGACGGATACGGAGGTCATCGCTCACCTGCTAGAGAAAAATTACGCGGGCAGCGTCGTGCAGGCCCTGCTTGATACTGTCAGGGAGCTCGAAGGCTCATATGCCATTGCCATCGTCAGTAATCATGCGCCGGGAAAGGTATTCGCAGCCAAGAAAGATAGCCCTATAGTCATCGGGCTGGGCGATGGCCAGTACTTTTTAGCCTCCGACGTGACGGCCTTCCTGAAATACACTAAAAAAGCCATTTTCATGGAAGATGGCGACATAGTCATAATGTCCGGCGAAGGCATAGAAGTCATTGACTTTAATGGGCGCCCTGTCAGGCGAGAGGCCCGGATAATCGATTGGGAGCTCGAGGAGGCGGAAAAGTCTGGCTATGAGAATTACATGCTAAAGGAGATCCACGAGCAGCCCAAGTCACTGAGGGATGCCATCGCGGGGAGGCTCAACGAGCTGACTGGAGAGGTCGTAATGCCGGAGCTAACTCTCACTAAAGCGGACATAGACGATATCAAGCGCATCGTCATCGTTGCGTGCGGCACCTCTTACCATGCCGGCCTGATCGGTAAATATGCCATAGAATCCATGACTGACATCCCTGTGAGCGTGGAGATCGGGTCTGAGTTCCGGTATTCTGCCAACAGGCTCGGCCATGAGACGCTCGTCATAGCCCTTTCCCAGTCAGGCGAAACTGCGGATACGATCGCCGCCGTCAAAGGCTCCATTAAAAAAGGCGCCAGGGTGCTGGCCATAACCAATGTGGTAGGAAGCACGGTCTCCCGCGAGGCTAACTACTCCATCTACATGAGGTGTGGCCCCGAGATAGGGGTGGCAGCCACTAAGACGTTCACCTCGCAAATAGTCATAATGTACATGGTCGCCCTCTACCTGGGCACTATGAAGGGCATGCTAGGCGCCGAGCAGAATATAAGGATGGTCGCCGAGCTCAAGGCCCTCCCTAATAAAGTGCAGCGCTTGCTCGAGAATGAGCGCTATATCATGGGCCTTGCGTCTTTGTTCAGGAACGCGGGGCAGTTCTTCTTCGTGGGCAGGAACCTTAATTATCCAATAGCCCTCGAAGGGGCGCTTAAGCTAAAAGAGATATCGTACATAATATCCGAGGGCTATGCGGCGGGCGAGCTAAAGCATGGCCCGCTCGCGCTCATCACTACGAATATACCCGTCATAGCTATCGCCACGCAATGCGCCACCTATCATAAGATGGTCAGCAATATCAAGGAGATTAAGGCCAGGGACGCCTCGGTGATAGCGATAGCGAGCGAGAGCGATGGCCTCATCGACCAGCTGGTCGACTTTGTGGTGCGCATACCCGACTCTAACGAGTATATTGCTCCGATTCTTTCGACTATCGTGCTTCAGCTATTTGCCTATTATATAGCGGTGTTTAGGGGCTGTCCGGTCGATAAGCCCCGTAACCTCGCTAAATCCGTGACCGTTGAATAG
- the glmU gene encoding bifunctional sugar-1-phosphate nucleotidylyltransferase/acetyltransferase, producing the protein MIAVVLAAGEGSRLKPFTITRPKVMIPVGNKPILEYVIAALRDSGIIDIIMVVGYKREKIMDYFGDGRAWGVNITYVEQSPQLGTAHALRQAADKVAGQFLLVNGDTIVNTSDIKQIMNARDCDAVMLVTHASPAKKYGVVETNNGLVKDILEKPKYEDNGNIVNAGVYCFSTKIFDFLSCMEISERGEYELTDAIKKMIGSGYAVRSIYSKAIWMDALYPWDLLKLNSETLKRQKLGVSGAIEKGAMISGHVGIGNNTVIRPGTYIQGPVCIGDNCDIGPNSVILPDTSIGSNCTIEPLTRISNSILMDNVKVASLSHISGSIIGEGAMLGSGFIAEDGDATVEVDGVLKKTTIGAIIGDNTCIAGGVLARPGNIIGIRCKIGAGATIRSNISDNTVVV; encoded by the coding sequence ATGATCGCTGTCGTGCTGGCCGCAGGCGAGGGCAGCCGTCTTAAGCCTTTTACCATAACCAGGCCGAAGGTGATGATACCCGTCGGTAATAAGCCGATCCTCGAGTACGTAATCGCTGCCCTCAGGGATAGCGGCATTATCGACATAATAATGGTCGTCGGCTATAAGCGGGAAAAAATCATGGACTACTTCGGTGACGGCCGTGCATGGGGGGTCAATATAACGTATGTGGAGCAATCCCCCCAGCTAGGCACCGCGCATGCCCTGAGGCAGGCGGCAGATAAAGTTGCTGGCCAATTTTTGCTGGTCAATGGCGACACGATCGTTAATACTTCGGACATTAAGCAAATCATGAACGCCAGGGACTGCGATGCTGTAATGCTCGTCACCCATGCCAGCCCCGCAAAAAAGTACGGGGTTGTCGAGACGAATAATGGGCTGGTTAAGGATATACTGGAGAAGCCTAAGTACGAGGATAATGGTAACATCGTAAACGCCGGGGTTTACTGCTTCTCAACAAAAATTTTCGACTTTTTAAGCTGCATGGAAATTTCGGAGAGAGGCGAATACGAGTTAACTGATGCCATTAAAAAAATGATCGGCAGCGGGTATGCCGTCCGGAGCATATACTCTAAAGCGATATGGATGGATGCCCTATACCCATGGGACCTTCTAAAACTTAATTCGGAGACCCTGAAGCGCCAGAAGCTAGGGGTATCGGGCGCTATAGAGAAAGGCGCCATGATATCCGGCCATGTAGGGATAGGAAATAATACCGTAATCCGCCCCGGCACTTATATCCAGGGCCCCGTATGCATAGGCGATAACTGTGACATCGGCCCTAATTCCGTCATATTGCCGGATACCAGCATTGGCAGTAATTGCACTATAGAGCCGCTTACCCGGATATCGAATAGCATTTTAATGGATAACGTAAAGGTCGCTTCTTTAAGCCACATCTCGGGCTCGATCATAGGGGAAGGCGCCATGCTTGGGAGCGGTTTCATCGCCGAGGACGGGGACGCCACGGTAGAGGTCGATGGCGTGCTGAAGAAAACCACTATAGGGGCTATCATCGGGGATAACACCTGCATCGCGGGCGGGGTCCTGGCCAGGCCCGGGAATATCATAGGCATTCGATGTAAAATCGGCGCCGGCGCCACCATAAGGTCGAACATTAGCGATAATACGGTCGTCGTTTAG
- a CDS encoding Lrp/AsnC family transcriptional regulator, protein MHKGALRMSSKYKGNLDETDIYIIRKLCENSNTPLACIGEELNVSPSTVHKRINRLVDGGVIERFTILFDPVILDLKTVAFVGIELERSALTGKKKEDVISQLMSIPAVLEIYETLEPFDLMLKLRTSSVDTLREIIGNISSIQGVLNTNTILTTKKIMETPLKYDVLKDIKGPNKN, encoded by the coding sequence TTGCATAAGGGAGCGCTGCGGATGAGCTCAAAGTATAAAGGCAACCTTGACGAAACTGACATTTATATCATAAGGAAGCTTTGCGAGAACAGTAACACCCCTCTGGCGTGTATAGGAGAGGAGCTGAACGTCTCGCCTTCGACGGTCCACAAGAGGATCAACCGCCTCGTCGACGGAGGCGTCATCGAGCGATTCACCATTTTATTCGACCCGGTGATACTTGACCTTAAGACGGTGGCGTTCGTCGGGATAGAGCTGGAGCGCAGCGCGCTCACGGGGAAAAAAAAGGAAGACGTCATATCACAGCTCATGAGCATCCCGGCAGTCCTTGAGATCTACGAGACGCTCGAGCCGTTCGACCTCATGCTCAAGCTGAGGACGAGCAGCGTCGACACGCTTCGCGAGATAATAGGGAACATTTCCAGCATACAGGGCGTGCTCAACACCAACACCATTTTGACTACGAAAAAGATCATGGAGACGCCGCTGAAGTATGACGTCCTCAAGGATATCAAAGGCCCTAACAAGAATTGA
- a CDS encoding Lrp/AsnC family transcriptional regulator: protein MKIDKMNKKILNILQQSGRMTYKDVAKKIDRAQSTVRDRIGIMEEEGVIKGYTVVINKKKAGLDCYAIIKCKVDADRIDEVARKLKRVENVLQIYHTDGEYQLTFLIATWDYDELKRILKDRIAPLKIKDYETIIITESIREMAYVDIH from the coding sequence ATGAAGATCGATAAGATGAACAAGAAAATATTGAACATCCTGCAGCAGTCTGGCAGGATGACGTACAAGGACGTCGCGAAGAAGATAGACCGCGCACAGTCTACGGTCCGTGACCGCATCGGCATCATGGAGGAGGAAGGCGTCATAAAGGGCTACACGGTCGTCATCAATAAGAAGAAGGCGGGCCTTGATTGCTATGCCATAATCAAGTGTAAGGTCGACGCTGACAGGATCGATGAAGTGGCCAGAAAGCTAAAGCGCGTGGAAAACGTCCTCCAGATCTACCATACTGATGGGGAATACCAGCTGACGTTCCTCATCGCCACGTGGGACTACGACGAGCTCAAGCGGATCCTCAAGGACAGGATTGCGCCGCTCAAAATCAAGGATTATGAGACCATCATAATCACGGAGTCCATACGTGAGATGGCCTACGTGGACATCCATTAA